A genomic region of Phenylobacterium parvum contains the following coding sequences:
- the nadA gene encoding quinolinate synthase NadA: MPSANPGTAALPAFTPEIEAATAAVWEKVRRHVTPMEWRLHAPLIHAINQLKRERNAVILAHNYMTPDIFHGVGDYVGDSLGLAREAARTDAAVIVQAGVHFMAETSKILSPDKRVLIPDLKAGCSLASSITAADVRLMRERYPGLPVVTYVNTSAEVKAETDICCTSANAVQVVEHAAREWGVDRVLLIPDEFLARNVARQTSVGIIAWRGRCEVHEQFTAEDIREIREAHPGAEILAHPECPAEVIAEADFAGSTAAMNDYVLTRKPRQVVLITECSMADNVAADAVETEFLRPCNLCPHMKRITLENIHQALLEDRYEVTVDPAVALRARDAVQRMIDLPPPAVTARYDLVRARHHVDVELI; encoded by the coding sequence ATGCCGTCAGCAAACCCCGGGACCGCCGCCCTGCCCGCCTTCACGCCCGAGATCGAGGCGGCCACCGCCGCCGTCTGGGAAAAGGTGCGCCGGCACGTCACCCCGATGGAATGGCGGCTGCATGCGCCCCTGATCCACGCGATCAACCAGCTGAAGCGGGAGCGCAACGCGGTCATCCTGGCCCACAACTACATGACCCCCGACATCTTCCACGGGGTCGGCGACTATGTCGGCGACAGCCTGGGCCTGGCCCGGGAAGCCGCCCGTACGGACGCCGCCGTCATCGTGCAGGCCGGCGTGCACTTCATGGCCGAGACCTCCAAGATCCTGTCGCCTGACAAGCGGGTCCTGATCCCCGACCTGAAGGCTGGCTGCAGCCTGGCCTCCTCGATCACCGCCGCCGATGTCCGCCTGATGCGGGAACGCTATCCCGGCCTGCCGGTGGTGACCTACGTCAACACCTCGGCCGAGGTGAAGGCCGAGACCGACATCTGCTGCACCAGCGCCAACGCCGTCCAGGTCGTCGAGCACGCCGCCCGCGAGTGGGGCGTGGACCGGGTGCTGCTGATCCCGGATGAGTTCCTGGCCCGTAATGTCGCCCGCCAGACCTCCGTCGGCATCATCGCCTGGCGGGGCCGGTGCGAGGTGCACGAGCAGTTCACCGCTGAGGACATCCGCGAGATCCGCGAGGCCCACCCGGGCGCGGAGATCCTGGCCCATCCCGAGTGCCCCGCCGAGGTGATCGCGGAGGCGGACTTCGCCGGGTCGACCGCGGCCATGAACGACTACGTCCTGACCCGAAAGCCGCGCCAGGTGGTGCTGATCACCGAGTGCTCCATGGCCGACAATGTCGCCGCCGACGCCGTCGAGACCGAGTTCCTGCGCCCCTGCAACCTCTGCCCGCACATGAAGCGCATCACCCTGGAGAACATCCACCAGGCCCTGCTGGAGGACCGTTACGAGGTGACCGTGGACCCGGCTGTCGCCCTCCGCGCCCGCGACGCCGTGCAGAGGATGATCGACCTGCCCCCGCCGGCCGTTACAGCCCGCTACGACCTTGTGCGCGCCCGCCACCACGTGGACGTGGAGCTGATCTGA
- a CDS encoding cell wall hydrolase, with the protein MARAFSEPALQARFASLSPSLRALVDAPGAAGMAWLGLTPGWERLDLSNPPRLDLTAPDAAAQVEEARLINALRPISRAPLAEMPGFRLAGETEDARRALTCLTQAVYYEAAREPELGQAAVAQVILNRLRHPGYPKSVCGVVYQGSARATGCQFTFTCDGSLSRAPDPALWANAGAVARRALSGHVVREVGAATHYHADYVAPYWAPTLVKLTQIGAHIFYRWTGPSGERGAFSGRYAGGEAFLTPAILGGVDPRTQAGLDAIAPPPPRTVTLALAGETRTYTVSEPDAAGSPALPAPGQLSPARRRPTAEEIRRINSALAAMERGETAPATESGVQP; encoded by the coding sequence GTGGCCCGCGCCTTTTCCGAGCCTGCCCTGCAGGCGCGCTTCGCCTCCCTCTCGCCGTCGCTTCGCGCCCTCGTCGATGCGCCGGGGGCCGCTGGAATGGCGTGGCTGGGCCTGACGCCGGGCTGGGAGCGCCTCGATCTGTCCAACCCCCCGCGCCTCGACCTCACCGCGCCCGACGCCGCCGCCCAGGTCGAGGAAGCCCGCCTGATCAACGCCCTCCGGCCCATTTCCCGTGCGCCCCTGGCCGAGATGCCCGGCTTCCGCCTGGCGGGGGAAACCGAAGACGCCCGCCGCGCCCTGACCTGCCTGACCCAGGCGGTCTACTACGAGGCTGCGCGCGAGCCGGAACTGGGCCAGGCCGCCGTGGCCCAGGTCATCCTGAACCGGCTGCGCCATCCGGGATATCCGAAGTCGGTCTGCGGCGTCGTCTACCAGGGCTCGGCCCGGGCGACGGGCTGCCAGTTCACCTTCACCTGCGACGGCTCCCTGTCGCGGGCGCCGGACCCGGCCCTCTGGGCCAACGCCGGAGCGGTGGCGCGTCGGGCCCTGTCCGGGCATGTGGTCCGCGAGGTCGGGGCGGCCACCCACTACCACGCCGACTATGTCGCTCCCTACTGGGCCCCGACCCTGGTGAAGCTGACGCAGATCGGCGCCCACATCTTCTATCGCTGGACCGGTCCCTCAGGTGAACGGGGCGCTTTCAGCGGCCGGTACGCCGGCGGCGAGGCCTTCCTGACCCCGGCCATCCTGGGCGGGGTGGATCCGCGCACCCAGGCTGGCCTCGACGCCATCGCGCCGCCACCCCCCAGGACCGTGACACTGGCCCTGGCCGGCGAGACCCGGACCTATACCGTCTCTGAGCCGGATGCAGCGGGTAGCCCCGCCCTGCCGGCGCCCGGCCAGCTGTCTCCGGCCCGCCGCCGCCCGACCGCCGAGGAGATCCGCCGGATCAACTCCGCCCTGGCGGCCATGGAGCGCGGCGAGACCGCGCCGGCGACCGAGTCCGGGGTTCAGCCCTGA
- a CDS encoding GNAT family N-acetyltransferase encodes MAVEIRYARAADHPAIGDILDAAFGGTAERRIVERLRADAEAMFELVALKDGDLVGSIMFSRLWADSMNLYSALAPLAVRPDLQRTGIGSALTLRGLEAARHFDAAAVLVLGHPEYYPKFGFSQAATARVSAPYSGSPAFMGIALVEGALDEPLMVAYPDAFSAGQG; translated from the coding sequence ATGGCCGTCGAGATCCGCTACGCCCGCGCCGCCGACCATCCCGCCATCGGCGACATCCTCGACGCGGCCTTCGGGGGGACCGCCGAGCGTCGCATCGTCGAGCGCCTGCGCGCCGACGCCGAGGCCATGTTCGAGCTGGTGGCCCTGAAGGATGGGGACCTGGTGGGAAGCATCATGTTCAGCCGGCTCTGGGCCGACAGCATGAACCTCTATTCGGCCCTTGCGCCCCTGGCGGTCCGCCCGGACCTGCAGCGGACCGGCATCGGCTCGGCCCTGACCCTGCGTGGGCTGGAGGCCGCCCGGCATTTCGACGCCGCCGCCGTCCTGGTGCTGGGGCATCCCGAATACTATCCGAAGTTCGGCTTCTCCCAGGCCGCGACTGCGAGGGTCAGCGCGCCCTATTCGGGCAGCCCGGCCTTCATGGGGATCGCCCTGGTCGAGGGCGCCCTGGATGAGCCGCTGATGGTGGCCTATCCGGACGCCTTCTCAGCCGGTCAGGGCTGA
- a CDS encoding UDP-N-acetylglucosamine 1-carboxyvinyltransferase, whose amino-acid sequence MTRLVVNGGRALRGRITPSANKNAVLPVLCATLLTDRPVTLHRVPDITDVRKILDFFRSLGSSVEMDFEAGVLKVHHGEGLDPRAAHLPLGMRSTLMLIPPLLHRFGAATIEEDATGCTLGAREIDPHIEVFQTFGAQVRREPDALHISTPRGFEASDHWLDYASVTTTENFILCAATAAGRSQLTNAACEPHVQEFCAFLALMGAKIEGVGGSRIVVEGVERLTGAEFTFADDFHEVATFLAMGAITGGEVSVRNGSVDQFPLLDRTFAKFGVEVTHEGGWSTARAPKGLKVKEPFTSNILTKVEAAPWPYVPADLLPIFIALGVRAEGSVMFWNKVYEGALGWSSEIGKFGAHSVLCDPHRLITYGGKPLMPATVESPYIIRVAIALFMLAASIEGRSTILNAAPIQRAHPRFVENLNALGADVEWVAGD is encoded by the coding sequence GTGACCCGCCTGGTCGTCAATGGCGGGCGGGCCCTGCGCGGCCGGATCACCCCCTCGGCGAACAAGAACGCCGTCCTGCCGGTGCTGTGCGCCACCCTTCTGACCGACCGGCCCGTGACCCTTCACCGGGTCCCGGACATCACCGATGTCCGCAAGATCCTCGACTTCTTCCGCAGCCTCGGCTCGAGCGTGGAAATGGATTTCGAGGCCGGCGTGCTGAAGGTGCATCACGGCGAGGGCCTCGACCCCAGGGCGGCGCACCTGCCCCTCGGGATGCGCTCGACCCTGATGCTGATCCCGCCCCTACTCCACAGGTTCGGCGCGGCGACCATCGAGGAGGATGCGACGGGCTGCACCCTTGGGGCCCGGGAGATCGATCCGCACATCGAGGTCTTCCAGACCTTCGGGGCCCAGGTCCGGCGCGAGCCGGACGCCCTGCACATCTCCACTCCCCGGGGTTTTGAGGCCTCGGATCACTGGCTCGACTACGCCTCGGTGACGACCACCGAGAATTTCATTCTCTGCGCGGCCACTGCGGCGGGACGCTCGCAGCTGACGAACGCCGCCTGCGAACCGCACGTCCAGGAGTTCTGCGCCTTTCTGGCCCTGATGGGGGCCAAGATCGAGGGGGTCGGCGGCTCGCGGATCGTCGTGGAGGGGGTCGAGCGCCTGACCGGCGCCGAATTCACCTTCGCCGACGACTTCCATGAGGTGGCGACCTTCCTGGCTATGGGCGCCATCACCGGCGGCGAGGTGTCGGTGCGGAACGGCTCGGTGGACCAGTTTCCCCTGCTTGACCGCACCTTCGCCAAGTTCGGCGTCGAGGTGACCCACGAAGGCGGCTGGTCGACGGCGCGGGCGCCGAAGGGCCTGAAGGTGAAGGAGCCCTTCACCTCCAACATCCTGACCAAGGTGGAGGCGGCGCCCTGGCCCTACGTCCCGGCGGACCTGTTGCCCATCTTCATCGCCCTGGGCGTGCGCGCCGAAGGGTCGGTCATGTTCTGGAACAAGGTCTACGAGGGGGCCCTGGGCTGGAGCTCCGAGATCGGCAAGTTCGGCGCCCATTCGGTGCTCTGCGACCCGCACCGGCTGATCACCTACGGCGGCAAGCCCCTCATGCCCGCCACGGTCGAGAGCCCCTACATCATCCGGGTGGCCATAGCCCTCTTCATGTTGGCCGCCAGCATCGAGGGCCGTTCGACAATCCTCAACGCTGCGCCGATCCAAAGGGCGCACCCCCGCTTCGTCGAGAACCTCAACGCCCTGGGCGCCGACGTGGAGTGGGTGGCGGGCGACTGA
- the trxB gene encoding thioredoxin-disulfide reductase, which produces MSDSAPRSVRCLIVGSGPAGYTAAVYAARALLKPVLIQGLQPGGQLTITTDVENYPGYAEVIQGPWLMEQMQAQAEHVGTEIINDIVVTADLSVRPFRLTCDSGQVWLADTLIIATGAQARWLGLESEQRFQGFGVSACATCDGFFYRGKEVVVVGGGNTAVEEALFLTSFASKVTVVHRRDSFRAEAILQERLFANPKVEVVWDHQVEEVLGQTDPMGVTGVRLKSTKTGETRELACDGVFIAIGHAPASALFAGQLEMDASGYLKVKAGTASTAIPGVFAAGDVTDDVYRQAVTAAGMGCMAALEAVRLLAEEDHAASRAAAQ; this is translated from the coding sequence ATGTCTGACTCTGCTCCCCGCTCCGTCCGCTGCCTGATCGTGGGCTCCGGCCCCGCCGGATACACAGCCGCCGTCTACGCCGCCCGCGCCCTGCTCAAGCCTGTCCTGATCCAGGGGCTGCAACCGGGCGGCCAGCTCACCATCACGACCGATGTCGAGAACTATCCGGGTTACGCCGAGGTGATCCAGGGCCCCTGGCTGATGGAGCAGATGCAGGCCCAGGCCGAGCATGTCGGGACCGAGATCATCAATGACATCGTGGTCACCGCCGACCTGTCGGTCCGGCCCTTCCGGCTGACCTGCGACAGCGGCCAGGTCTGGCTGGCGGACACCCTAATCATCGCCACAGGCGCCCAGGCGCGATGGCTGGGCCTGGAGAGCGAGCAGCGCTTCCAGGGCTTCGGCGTCTCGGCCTGCGCGACCTGCGACGGCTTCTTCTATCGCGGCAAGGAGGTCGTGGTGGTCGGTGGCGGCAACACGGCCGTGGAGGAAGCGCTCTTCCTGACCAGCTTCGCCTCGAAGGTCACCGTGGTCCACCGCCGCGACAGCTTCCGGGCGGAGGCCATCCTGCAGGAGCGTCTGTTCGCCAATCCCAAGGTCGAGGTGGTCTGGGACCACCAGGTCGAGGAGGTGCTGGGCCAGACCGACCCCATGGGCGTCACCGGCGTGCGGCTGAAATCGACCAAGACCGGCGAGACCCGCGAGCTGGCCTGCGATGGCGTCTTCATCGCCATCGGCCACGCCCCGGCCTCGGCCCTGTTCGCCGGCCAGCTGGAGATGGACGCCTCGGGCTACCTGAAGGTGAAGGCGGGAACCGCCTCCACCGCGATTCCCGGGGTCTTCGCCGCCGGCGACGTGACCGACGACGTCTACCGCCAGGCCGTCACCGCCGCCGGCATGGGCTGCATGGCGGCCCTTGAGGCGGTCCGGCTCCTGGCCGAGGAAGACCACGCCGCCAGCCGGGCGGCCGCCCAGTGA
- a CDS encoding META domain-containing protein, with the protein MSSASLHAALVLALGLSACAAVPPERAPDLAGAWTVEDLDARGVIDRAPLSVTFQEGRVSAFAGCNRLMGAYTQAGEKVKIGPLASTRMACTPALMDQEKRLADSLQAAETVGTGPDEAVRLSGPGGRSLLLRRESQGPSGRGRLALRCGDEDFNVTFGSAEAVLEGAGGASERLARLNAAGADPEAPRVFTNGRMTFTQEIEGGRSVTFARGRMAPVPCTLRGG; encoded by the coding sequence ATGTCATCTGCGAGCCTGCACGCAGCCCTTGTCCTCGCCCTGGGACTGTCCGCCTGCGCCGCCGTCCCGCCCGAACGGGCGCCGGACCTGGCAGGCGCCTGGACGGTCGAGGACCTCGACGCCCGGGGCGTGATCGACCGCGCGCCCCTGTCGGTGACCTTCCAGGAGGGCCGGGTCTCGGCCTTCGCCGGCTGCAACCGCCTGATGGGCGCCTACACCCAGGCCGGCGAGAAGGTGAAGATCGGCCCCCTGGCCTCCACCCGGATGGCCTGCACGCCGGCCCTGATGGATCAGGAGAAGCGGCTGGCCGACTCCCTTCAGGCCGCGGAGACGGTCGGGACCGGCCCCGACGAGGCTGTCAGGCTCTCGGGTCCGGGCGGCCGGAGCCTGCTTCTGCGCCGGGAGTCCCAAGGGCCCTCCGGCCGTGGCCGCCTTGCGCTCCGCTGCGGGGACGAGGACTTCAACGTCACCTTCGGGTCGGCCGAGGCGGTCCTCGAAGGGGCCGGCGGCGCGAGCGAGCGGCTGGCGCGGCTGAACGCCGCCGGCGCCGATCCCGAGGCGCCCCGGGTCTTCACCAATGGCCGGATGACCTTCACGCAGGAGATCGAGGGCGGCCGGTCCGTGACCTTCGCGCGGGGCCGGATGGCGCCGGTTCCCTGCACCCTGCGGGGCGGCTGA
- the pseG gene encoding UDP-2,4-diacetamido-2,4,6-trideoxy-beta-L-altropyranose hydrolase — protein sequence MLFIADAGPEAGGGHLMRSLTLAEALSVRGAACAFIATAESAPLLETFAPAMSRIEALATDRSGLAAALAGQGFDALVFDHYRLAQPDHEALAGGRACLVIDDLADRPLGADIVLDSGPNRRPLDYTLLTDGDARLLLGPEFAPVRSRFAALRASSLGRRGEAVKRVLVTLGLSDVGGVTSRVVDRLRPRLGDVVIDVVLGAQAPSLRTLSRMASHDRRLNVHVDATDMATLMHDADFAVAGAGSTVWEICTLGVPAAVVVVAENQKAAAAALSERGAALVLDAGSSAFDGALDRAIMRLVTDPVQRSHLSEAAAGVCDGQGAGRAAEALLETIGRKAQAV from the coding sequence GTGCTGTTCATCGCCGACGCCGGTCCCGAGGCCGGCGGCGGCCACCTCATGCGCAGCCTGACCCTGGCCGAGGCCCTCAGCGTGCGGGGAGCGGCCTGCGCCTTCATCGCCACGGCCGAGAGCGCGCCCCTGCTCGAGACCTTCGCGCCGGCCATGTCCCGGATCGAGGCCCTGGCGACCGACCGGTCGGGCCTCGCCGCCGCCCTGGCGGGCCAGGGCTTCGACGCCCTGGTCTTCGACCATTACCGGCTGGCCCAGCCCGACCACGAGGCCCTGGCCGGCGGACGGGCCTGCCTGGTCATTGACGACCTGGCCGACCGGCCCCTGGGGGCCGACATCGTCCTGGACTCCGGGCCGAACCGCCGCCCCCTCGACTACACCCTGCTGACCGACGGCGATGCGCGCCTCCTGCTGGGTCCCGAGTTCGCCCCGGTCCGCAGCCGTTTCGCCGCCCTCCGCGCCTCGTCCCTGGGCCGTCGCGGCGAGGCCGTGAAGCGGGTGCTGGTGACCCTGGGGCTCAGCGATGTCGGCGGCGTGACGAGCCGGGTGGTCGACCGCCTGCGGCCCCGGCTGGGCGACGTGGTCATCGACGTGGTCCTGGGCGCCCAGGCGCCCAGCCTGCGCACCCTGTCCCGCATGGCGTCCCATGACCGGCGCCTGAATGTCCACGTGGACGCCACCGACATGGCCACCCTGATGCACGACGCCGACTTCGCCGTCGCGGGCGCAGGGTCGACCGTCTGGGAGATTTGCACCCTGGGCGTGCCTGCGGCCGTGGTGGTGGTGGCCGAGAACCAGAAGGCCGCCGCCGCGGCCCTGTCCGAGCGCGGCGCCGCCCTGGTGCTGGACGCCGGCTCCAGCGCCTTCGACGGCGCCCTCGATCGCGCCATCATGCGCCTGGTCACAGATCCGGTGCAGAGGTCGCACCTCTCCGAGGCCGCCGCCGGCGTCTGCGACGGCCAGGGCGCCGGCCGTGCGGCCGAGGCCCTCCTGGAGACCATCGGGCGCAAGGCCCAGGCGGTCTGA
- a CDS encoding mitochondrial fission ELM1 family protein — protein MARPLTLWAVSDDKAGNAGPALGLAEAVARLIPARVETRTVRWKGRMDRLPWFLNPFPLAALEEGSDIRPPWPDLWIAAGRATLPLSLHLKSWSRGRTRVVQIQNPRTPRGAFDLVVAPRHDQISGPNVLPVTGSPHRVTAERLAEAAARFAPLTDPLPRPRAALLVGGKSKTHDLSDARARTLAADLRQAVTEAGGSLMTTFSRRTPASARRILTEALSGLPGFIWDGTGENPYFAFLAAADVVLVTEDSANMATEAASSGRPVLLLPLDGGSDKFTRLHEDLIARGAARRFEGRLDLFPGAPFDETGRAAAAIVGLLDQSAP, from the coding sequence TTGGCCCGTCCCCTCACCCTTTGGGCCGTGTCGGATGACAAGGCCGGGAACGCCGGCCCGGCCCTCGGCCTGGCCGAGGCGGTCGCCCGCCTGATCCCGGCCCGGGTCGAGACCCGGACCGTGCGCTGGAAGGGGCGGATGGACCGCCTGCCCTGGTTCCTCAATCCCTTTCCCCTTGCCGCCCTCGAGGAGGGATCGGACATCCGTCCGCCCTGGCCCGACCTCTGGATCGCCGCCGGCCGCGCCACCCTGCCCCTCTCCCTGCACCTGAAGTCCTGGTCGAGGGGGCGGACCCGGGTGGTGCAGATCCAGAACCCCCGGACGCCCCGGGGCGCCTTCGACCTGGTCGTCGCCCCCCGGCATGACCAGATCTCCGGCCCCAACGTCCTGCCGGTCACGGGGTCTCCGCACCGGGTCACGGCGGAGCGGCTGGCCGAGGCCGCCGCGCGCTTCGCCCCCCTCACGGACCCCCTGCCCCGCCCCCGGGCCGCCCTGCTGGTGGGCGGCAAGTCCAAGACCCATGACCTCTCGGACGCCCGCGCCCGGACCCTGGCCGCAGACCTGAGGCAGGCGGTCACCGAGGCCGGAGGGTCGCTGATGACCACCTTCTCCCGGCGCACCCCCGCATCGGCCCGCCGCATCCTGACCGAGGCCCTGTCCGGCCTGCCAGGCTTCATCTGGGACGGGACGGGCGAAAACCCCTACTTCGCCTTCCTGGCGGCGGCCGACGTGGTGCTGGTCACAGAGGACAGCGCCAACATGGCGACCGAAGCCGCCTCTTCCGGCCGGCCGGTCCTGCTCCTGCCCCTCGATGGCGGCTCGGACAAGTTCACCCGCCTGCACGAGGACCTGATCGCCCGAGGCGCGGCGCGCAGGTTCGAAGGAAGGCTCGACCTCTTCCCCGGCGCGCCCTTCGACGAGACCGGCCGGGCTGCGGCGGCCATCGTCGGCCTGCTGGACCAGAGCGCCCCGTGA
- the greA gene encoding transcription elongation factor GreA — protein sequence MEKVPMTAEGYHALDEDLKRLKTIERPSVIAAIAEARAHGDLSENAEYHAAKERQGWIEGQIADIEDRMARAQVIDVSKLSGRQVKFGATVSVVDEDTEDEARYQIVGEHEADVKSGKISITSPIARAMIGKETGDVVEVNTPGGVKAYEIVKVEWI from the coding sequence ATGGAAAAAGTCCCGATGACCGCCGAGGGCTATCACGCCCTCGACGAAGACCTGAAGCGTCTCAAGACGATCGAGCGGCCGTCCGTGATCGCCGCCATCGCAGAGGCGCGCGCCCACGGCGACCTGTCCGAGAACGCCGAGTATCATGCGGCGAAGGAGCGGCAGGGCTGGATCGAGGGCCAGATTGCGGACATCGAGGACCGGATGGCGCGCGCCCAGGTCATCGACGTGTCCAAGCTGTCCGGCCGCCAGGTCAAGTTCGGGGCCACGGTCTCGGTCGTCGACGAGGACACCGAGGACGAGGCCCGCTACCAGATCGTCGGCGAGCATGAGGCGGACGTGAAGTCCGGCAAGATCTCCATCACCTCCCCCATCGCCCGGGCCATGATCGGCAAGGAGACCGGGGACGTCGTCGAGGTCAACACGCCCGGAGGCGTCAAGGCCTACGAGATCGTCAAGGTGGAGTGGATCTAG
- a CDS encoding transglycosylase domain-containing protein → MLIGLLASATVTLPTLPGLPGGAALPPLPAIERAPQVVFVDRNGARIGVRGGRYGPPVEVRSLPAHVPAAFVAIEDRRFYSHPGFDAAGIARAAAANLAEGGVAQGGSTITQQVARLLFLNQEKTLERKARELALAVQLEQAFTKSQILGLYLSRINFGKGAWGLEAAAWRYFNKPASRLTVREAAMLASIPKSPSGYNPVDEPARNAERTKLVLDAMVETGVLSPKARAAALAEKPRVWTRAPEASAQYFVDWMDAQARRRAGSVKQDLVVETTLDLPLERAAEEALRNGVTRGGPQGVQQGAVVTLDGTGAVRALVGGTDHLTAPYNRATDARRQPGSAFKPFVWLAALEAGRTPDSEVVDEPVTLEGWSPSNYEPGFQGPMTLETALARSVNTVAVKLADEVGRVRVADTARRLGISTPIPTTPAMALGAGVVTPMDMAESYGAFASGGRLVEAWGVSRIRTAGGKVVWTRPAPPPAKQVITNPALSDLNRMMRQVLVSGTGTRAALPGRDLAGKTGTTSSYQDAWFAGYTGGVVTVVWMGRDDNRPMKGVTGGSLPAEVWRNVMATAVKRLPATPIPAGPQPPAPPPTPPPEEVPGPPPGGVPEGAKPASPPPPPAAPAKVPAEPQT, encoded by the coding sequence ATGTTGATCGGCCTCCTCGCCTCCGCGACGGTGACCCTGCCCACCCTGCCGGGCCTGCCCGGAGGCGCCGCCCTGCCGCCCCTGCCGGCCATTGAGCGAGCGCCGCAGGTTGTCTTCGTGGACCGCAACGGCGCCCGGATCGGGGTGCGCGGCGGCCGCTATGGCCCGCCGGTGGAGGTCCGCAGCCTTCCCGCCCATGTCCCGGCGGCCTTCGTGGCCATCGAGGACCGGCGGTTCTACAGCCACCCCGGGTTCGATGCGGCGGGGATCGCGCGGGCCGCAGCCGCCAACCTGGCCGAGGGCGGGGTCGCCCAGGGCGGGTCGACCATCACCCAGCAGGTTGCCCGCCTCCTCTTCCTGAACCAGGAGAAGACCCTGGAGCGGAAGGCCCGCGAACTGGCCCTCGCCGTCCAGCTGGAGCAGGCCTTCACCAAGTCGCAAATCCTCGGCCTCTACCTGTCGCGCATCAATTTCGGGAAGGGCGCCTGGGGACTGGAGGCGGCCGCCTGGCGGTATTTCAACAAGCCCGCCTCGCGCCTGACCGTCCGAGAGGCCGCCATGCTGGCCTCCATCCCCAAGTCGCCCAGCGGCTACAATCCCGTGGACGAGCCCGCCCGGAACGCGGAGCGGACGAAGCTGGTCCTGGACGCCATGGTCGAGACAGGCGTCCTGTCCCCCAAGGCCCGGGCCGCCGCCCTGGCGGAGAAGCCCAGGGTCTGGACCCGGGCGCCGGAGGCCTCGGCCCAGTACTTCGTCGACTGGATGGACGCCCAGGCGCGGCGGCGGGCCGGATCGGTGAAGCAGGACCTGGTGGTCGAGACCACCCTGGACCTGCCCCTGGAGCGAGCCGCCGAGGAGGCCCTGCGCAACGGCGTGACCCGGGGCGGCCCGCAGGGGGTGCAACAGGGGGCCGTGGTGACCCTGGACGGGACCGGCGCCGTGCGCGCCCTGGTGGGGGGAACCGACCACCTCACCGCCCCCTACAACCGCGCCACCGACGCCCGGCGCCAGCCCGGATCGGCCTTCAAGCCCTTCGTCTGGCTGGCCGCCCTGGAGGCCGGTCGCACCCCGGACAGCGAGGTGGTGGACGAGCCCGTCACCCTGGAAGGCTGGTCGCCCTCGAACTACGAACCGGGCTTCCAGGGCCCCATGACCCTTGAGACCGCCCTCGCCCGCTCGGTGAACACCGTCGCCGTCAAGCTGGCCGACGAGGTGGGGCGGGTCCGGGTGGCGGACACGGCCCGCCGGCTGGGGATCTCCACCCCCATCCCCACCACCCCCGCCATGGCCCTGGGCGCCGGCGTGGTGACCCCGATGGACATGGCCGAGTCCTATGGCGCCTTCGCCAGCGGCGGGCGCCTGGTCGAAGCCTGGGGCGTCTCGCGGATCCGCACCGCCGGCGGGAAGGTCGTCTGGACCCGGCCCGCGCCGCCTCCGGCGAAGCAGGTGATCACCAACCCCGCCCTCTCGGACCTCAACCGGATGATGCGCCAGGTGCTGGTCTCCGGCACCGGGACCCGCGCCGCCCTGCCCGGTCGCGACCTGGCGGGCAAGACCGGCACCACCTCGTCCTACCAGGACGCCTGGTTCGCCGGTTACACGGGCGGGGTCGTCACCGTGGTCTGGATGGGACGGGACGACAACCGGCCCATGAAGGGGGTGACCGGAGGCTCCCTGCCGGCCGAGGTCTGGCGCAATGTCATGGCCACGGCGGTGAAGCGACTGCCGGCCACGCCCATTCCTGCGGGGCCGCAACCGCCCGCCCCGCCGCCGACTCCGCCGCCGGAAGAGGTCCCCGGACCCCCGCCAGGGGGTGTCCCTGAGGGCGCAAAACCGGCGTCCCCGCCCCCTCCGCCTGCGGCGCCTGCGAAGGTTCCGGCCGAACCCCAGACCTGA
- a CDS encoding AAA family ATPase: MTPTLHVIFGPSGAGKSTYAGDLARRERAVSFSIDDWMARLFAQDMPQQPDFNWLMERIERCEAQIWSTAAAVMATGTPVVLDLGLLRRSDRARVAEIARLCELPARFHYLNAPKEVRRGRVLSRNQIQGEGFSFVVTPEMFDFTEGVFEAPDAGELAGCEVIESA, translated from the coding sequence GTGACCCCGACCCTGCACGTCATCTTCGGCCCGTCCGGCGCCGGGAAGTCGACCTATGCCGGCGACCTCGCCCGACGAGAGCGGGCCGTGAGCTTCTCCATCGACGACTGGATGGCGCGGCTCTTCGCCCAGGACATGCCCCAGCAGCCGGACTTCAACTGGCTGATGGAGCGGATCGAGCGCTGCGAGGCCCAGATCTGGTCGACGGCGGCGGCGGTCATGGCGACCGGGACCCCCGTGGTGCTCGACCTCGGCCTCCTGCGACGCTCGGACCGGGCCCGGGTGGCCGAGATCGCCCGGCTCTGCGAGCTGCCGGCGCGCTTCCACTACCTCAACGCCCCGAAGGAGGTGCGCCGGGGACGGGTGCTGTCGCGCAACCAGATCCAGGGCGAGGGCTTCTCCTTCGTGGTGACGCCCGAGATGTTCGACTTCACCGAGGGTGTCTTCGAGGCGCCGGACGCCGGGGAGCTGGCGGGCTGCGAGGTCATCGAGAGCGCCTGA